Within the Candidatus Methylomirabilota bacterium genome, the region CAGTGTGGCACGTGAGGGGTGGCCAGGAATCGCAGGCGGCGACGGCCGATCGAAAGCGCTTCGCCATCGGTGAGCGAGCGGGCGGGGCGATCGGCAAAGTCGTTGACCATGACGACGGCCCCGACGAAGCTGCACACCGCCTGCGCCCGTGGCGCGACCCTGAGCCACTCCAGCGAACCTTCGACGGGTCGATGATCGATGAGACGCCGTCGAGAGTGACCGGAAACATCTTCCTCAAACTCGTGTGCATCAGGAAAGGCTCGTCGTCCTTGATGAGAAACTGGTTGAACTGGATGCCGTATTCCGGATGGAAGGTCGAAATCCGGTACGTCTCCGGGGCGATCTCGGTCACGTTGCTCTTCATCACGAGTACGGCATCGATTTAGTCAACCACGAAGAGCTTCGCGCCAACCACTGTCGATGAACGGTGGGGTTCAGCGTTATCAGCGACTTGATAACTCATGCCCGGTTTCAGAACAAACCGCCGGCCATCTTTGAGCTCGGTATGCAACGCACCTTCGAGACACAGGAGGATGTGGCCTTTCGCGCACCAATGGTCCGCGAAATAACCTGGCGTGTACTCGACCATGCGAACCCGGATGCTGCCAAAGGTGCACGTGCGCCAATAGGCGATACCCGTTTCACCCTTGTGCTCCGTTCGTTCAATCGAGGACCAATCGGTCGTGCCGAACGGGATATCCGCGAGTTTCATGAGTCTTCCCTCCCGATGCCTTACCCCTTCAACTCCCGCTTCAGCTCGTCCAGGAACGCCCCCCTCCTTCGTGGTGCCCCGTTATGCCGGCTTCTCAACGATCTTCCAATACGAGTCCTTCCTAATGACCTTCCCATCTCGAAACTCCCAGTGGTCGCATCCGCGCACTCGAACTCGCCGTCCCTCTGGCGTCGTGCCGGTCAGAAGCCACTCGGAAACGCCCATATCGCCACTGACCCAGTGTCGATCATCACTGTAGTGGA harbors:
- a CDS encoding DHCW motif cupin fold protein — protein: MKLADIPFGTTDWSSIERTEHKGETGIAYWRTCTFGSIRVRMVEYTPGYFADHWCAKGHILLCLEGALHTELKDGRRFVLKPGMSYQVADNAEPHRSSTVVGAKLFVVD